Below is a genomic region from Candidatus Desulfarcum epimagneticum.
AAATGCTTCTGAAGCCGAATATGACTTCCCTTCTGACGAACCACCCCCCACCCATCCCGTTGCAAAGCCCTTCTCACCCTTTCATATCCTAAACTCGGGACTTTTGTCATACGGCGATTTCCATGATCTCATGATCCGGTGACAAAGCGAAGTCGTTTTCAATCGGTTCCAGATACAGCTCAATCGCCTCTTTGATATTTGACATGGATTCCTCTTTGGTTTCTCCCTCGCTGACACACCCCGGGAGGCTTGGAACATAAACGGTATACCCCCCCTCATCACTGGGTTCGAGAACCA
It encodes:
- a CDS encoding conserved hypothetical protein (Evidence 4 : Unknown function but conserved in other organisms), producing MSNIKEAIELYLEPIENDFALSPDHEIMEIAV